A section of the Streptomyces sp. V3I8 genome encodes:
- a CDS encoding MarR family winged helix-turn-helix transcriptional regulator, protein MADMDHALQPPARLRELASWQAGKVSTLGARLTAQRMPLSARADFAVLAALEEYGSLSQAGIGRRLGLDRNDVSGILNRLEDCRRVDRQADPANRRRNVVTLTAAGRQYLEELQQHADVVQAELLAGLDAAERRQLHSLLAKLLDSHTPQPA, encoded by the coding sequence ATGGCGGACATGGATCACGCGCTGCAACCCCCGGCCCGACTGCGTGAGCTCGCCAGCTGGCAGGCGGGCAAGGTGTCGACGCTCGGCGCCCGGCTGACCGCGCAACGCATGCCGCTGAGTGCCCGCGCCGATTTCGCCGTCCTGGCGGCGCTGGAGGAGTACGGGTCGCTCAGCCAGGCCGGGATCGGCCGCCGCCTCGGCCTCGACCGCAACGACGTCAGCGGCATCCTCAACCGCCTGGAAGACTGCCGCCGGGTCGACCGGCAGGCCGACCCCGCCAACCGGCGCCGCAACGTCGTCACCCTCACCGCCGCCGGAAGGCAGTACCTCGAGGAACTCCAGCAGCACGCCGACGTCGTCCAGGCCGAACTGCTCGCCGGCCTCGACGCCGCGGAACGACGACAGCTTCACTCCCTGCTCGCCAAGCTGCTCGACAGCCACACGCCGCAACCGGCTTGA
- a CDS encoding SDR family NAD(P)-dependent oxidoreductase, giving the protein MHNSNALPDLSGRRVVVPGGTGAVGEGVVRSYLAAGADVVVPTRTQERAEEFRRVLGDAATDHLHLVVHDYTTFAGAEQLAEEMERRLGGVDDVVAPIGGWWAGKRLWEIDESDWQNAFVGLAAAHVAVLRAFLPRLDARGAYTLIVGASAFTPVPGSGLVSMEQAALLMMRQVVEAEVAGRQRVFALVLGPVRTRLADSGDPDWVSAEQVGAVAVAASASAAVDGLEIRLRSRAEADEALAVLQGDRPARTGEVVAASTMEPGNGRREDLLEVLAELAPQIRAEPGCLHYSVHRPHGGGDGPLLVIQRFASIEAFTEHSASVADQIPRIAALLATPPMPPTLFEPVL; this is encoded by the coding sequence ATGCACAACAGCAATGCACTTCCCGATTTGTCCGGTCGCAGGGTGGTCGTTCCGGGCGGCACGGGAGCCGTGGGAGAGGGTGTCGTCCGCAGCTACCTCGCCGCCGGTGCGGACGTCGTCGTCCCGACCCGCACCCAGGAGCGGGCGGAGGAGTTCCGGCGCGTGCTCGGTGACGCGGCGACCGACCATCTGCACCTGGTGGTTCACGACTACACGACGTTCGCCGGCGCCGAGCAGCTCGCCGAGGAGATGGAGCGCAGGCTCGGTGGTGTCGACGACGTGGTGGCCCCGATCGGCGGGTGGTGGGCCGGCAAGCGGCTCTGGGAGATCGACGAGAGTGACTGGCAGAACGCCTTCGTCGGGCTCGCGGCCGCGCACGTGGCCGTCCTGCGGGCCTTCCTGCCCCGGCTGGACGCCCGCGGCGCCTACACGTTGATCGTCGGGGCTTCCGCGTTCACGCCGGTTCCCGGCAGCGGCCTGGTCAGCATGGAGCAGGCCGCCCTGCTGATGATGCGGCAGGTGGTCGAGGCCGAGGTGGCAGGACGGCAGCGGGTCTTCGCCCTGGTCCTCGGGCCGGTCAGGACCCGCCTGGCCGACTCCGGCGATCCGGACTGGGTCAGTGCCGAGCAGGTCGGTGCGGTCGCCGTCGCGGCCTCGGCCTCGGCGGCGGTGGACGGCCTGGAGATCCGGCTGCGCAGTCGGGCCGAGGCGGACGAGGCGCTGGCGGTGCTCCAGGGCGACCGGCCGGCCAGGACCGGCGAGGTCGTCGCCGCTTCCACGATGGAGCCCGGGAACGGACGGCGTGAGGACCTCCTGGAGGTGCTGGCCGAACTCGCTCCGCAGATCCGCGCCGAACCGGGGTGCCTGCACTACTCGGTGCACCGACCGCACGGCGGTGGCGACGGACCGCTGCTGGTCATCCAGAGGTTCGCCTCGATCGAGGCGTTCACGGAGCACAGCGCGAGCGTGGCGGACCAGATTCCGAGGATCGCCGCCCTCCTCGCCACGCCCCCCATGCCGCCGACCCTGTTCGAACCGGTCCTGTAG